The following coding sequences lie in one Xiphias gladius isolate SHS-SW01 ecotype Sanya breed wild chromosome 24, ASM1685928v1, whole genome shotgun sequence genomic window:
- the mrpl53 gene encoding 39S ribosomal protein L53, mitochondrial, with amino-acid sequence MAAPSKATVVLKAVKKITVRFCPFESNVRSTREFLVMVGSEKARSTNMNCEVISMVKHDKSEPVVDITYADGERLVMKGAKLTSSEMLSAFQSLCTAKDPQAKSAAKK; translated from the exons atggctgcTCCCAGTAAAGCGACCGTGGTGCTGAAGGCTGTGAAGAAGATAACGGTTCGGTTTTGTCCGTTTGAGTCCAATGTCCGGTCCACACG GGAGTTTCTGGTCATGGTGGGCTCAGAGAAGGCCAGGTCTACCAACATGAACTGTGAGGTGATATCCATGGTGAAACATGACAAGTCTGAGCCGGTAGTGGATATTACTTACG CAGACGGAGAGAGGCTGGTGATGAAAGGAGCGAAGTTGACCAGCAGCGAGATGCTTAgtgcatttcagtcactgtgcACAGCCAAAGATCCACAGGCAAAATCTGCGGCAAAGAAGTGA
- the fabp4a gene encoding fatty acid binding protein 4a, whose protein sequence is MVENFVGTWKMISSENFDDYMKAIGVGFATRQVGNRTKPNLIVTVDDQGIVCMKSQSTFKTTEIKFKLNEPFDETTADDRKTRTVVTLENGKLVQKQSWDGKETNIEREITDGKLIAKCIMGDVVAVRTYVKEA, encoded by the exons ATGGTTGAGAATTTTGTGGGGACGTGGAAGATGATTTCCAGCGAGAACTTTGATGACTACATGAAAGCAATTG GTGTGGGATTTGCAACCCGGCAGGTGGGGAACCGGACCAAGCCCAACTTGATAGTGACCGTGGACGACCAAGGGATTGTATGCATGAAGTCTCAGAGCACCTTCAAAACAACCGAAATCAAGTTCAAGCTCAACGAGCCATTTGATGAGACCACCGCCGACGACAGGAAGACCAGG ACCGTGGTGACTCTGGAGAACGGCAAACTTGTGCAGAAACAGAGTTGGGATGGCAAAGAAACGAATATCGAGAGGGAGATCACAGATGGGAAATTGATAGCG AAATGCATAATGGGAGACGTGGTCGCAGTGAGGACGTACGTGAAGGAGGCGTGA